In Gossypium arboreum isolate Shixiya-1 chromosome 6, ASM2569848v2, whole genome shotgun sequence, the following are encoded in one genomic region:
- the LOC108466356 gene encoding uncharacterized protein LOC108466356 has product MVDVLKQLHMRILLVEALEQMLNYAKAMKEFLAKKRRFREFETVALATECSLFFLNKLPHKLKDQGSFTIPCNIGESYYRKGLCNLGLSINLMPTSVFKRLGIGKARPTTVTLQLTYKSLAYLERKIEDALVRVDKFIFPVNFIILDFETDKEVPIILGRPFLAIGRMIIDVQKSEFTMRVQDKQVIFNLLKALRSPGEVKDCSIVSETDLLVPTKLEFNSLNDPLECISFDSPHQDEDDTCLALLEAISKGFSSKI; this is encoded by the coding sequence ATGGTGGATGTGTTGAAACAACTACATATGAGAATTCTGTTGGTGGAAGCTTTAGAGCAAATGTTGAACTATGCAAAAGCTATGAAGGAATTTCTGGCTAAGAAGAGAAGGTTTAGAGAATTTGAAACTGTAGCCTTAGCTACAGAATGTAGCTTGTTTTTTCTGAACAAGTTACCTCATAAATTAAAGGATCAAGGAAGTTTCACCATACCTTGCAATATTGGAGAATCCTATTATCGTAAGGGTTTGTGCAATTTGGGAttgagtatcaacttgatgcctacgTCTGTGTTTAAAAGATTAGGTATTGGTAAGGCCAGACCGACTACTGTTACACTCCAACTAACATACAAATCCTTAGCATATCTGGAAAGAAAAATTGAGGATGCATTGGTACGtgttgataaattcatatttcctgtTAACTTTATTATCTTAGATTTTGAAACAGATAAAGAAGTACCAATCATCCTAGGAAGGCCTTTCTTGGCAATCGGCAGGATGATAATCGATGTACAGAAAAGTGAATtcaccatgcgagttcaagaTAAACAGGTGATCTTTAATCTACTCAAGGCCCTAAGATCTCCTGGTGAGGTTAAAGATTGTTCTATTGTCTCCGAGACAGATTTGTTGGTTCCTACAAAATTAGAATTCAATTCTTTAAATGATCCGTTGGAATGTATTTCATTTGATTCTCCACATCAAGATGAGGACGATACATGTTTGGCCTTGTTGGAAGCTATCTCAAAAGGATTTAGTTCAAAAATTTAG